The nucleotide window CGAGGTGGGAATGCTGCAGCTCGGAGGTCATGCGATTTTCCTAAGTTCGAAGGACATTCAGCTCGGAAGAGGAGAAAGCATTTCCGATACAGCGAAAGTGTTATCCCGTTATGTCGACGGCATCATGATTCGAACTTTTTCACATGAATCAGTAGAAGAATTAGCAGAGCACGCAACAGTCCCGGTAATAAATGGGCTAACGGACCTGCAGCATCCAACGCAGGTGCTGGCAGACTTGCTGACCATCTTAGAGCACAAAGGTAAATTGGCTGGTATAAAGCTTTGTTATATTGGTGATGGCAATAACAATATGGCCCATTCGCTAATGGAGGGCGCGGCTAAAGTGGGGATGAATATAAGCATTGCCAGCCCGGCTGGATATTTGCCAAATGGCAAAATAACAGAACAGGCCATTCAAGTGGGTAAGCTTACAGGAAGTACGGTTACGGTTATGAATGATCCGCTGGAAGCAGTGAAAGATGCCGATGTCGTGGTGACGGATGTTTGGACCAGCATGGGCCAGGAAGAAGAAACGGCATTAAGATTAGAGGCATTCCGAGGCTTCCAGGTTAATGAGGAATTGTGTAAGTATGCGAAGAAGGATTTTATTTTCTTACACTGTTTACCGGCTCATAGGGGCGAAGAGGTTACCGCGGAAATTATTGATGGACCTCATTCAGTTGTTTTTGATGAAGCAGAAAACCGCCTGCATGCACAAAAGTCAATTTTAAAACTTTTACTTGCATAATAGTTTCATTTTTTATAAGATTAATTGTATAATAATTCTATTGGTTGAATAAAAATTCATACATGACGCAAGGAGAATACAGATGACGAAGGAAAAAATTGTTTTAGCATACTCAGGCGGTTTGGATACTTCCGTATCAGTAAAGTGGATTCAAGAAAAATATGGATATGATGTGATTGCATTAGGTCTTGATGTTGGCGAAGGTAAGGATCTAGAGGCGATAAAAACAAAGGCACTGAATGTTGGTGCTGTTAAAGCATATATCGTAGATGCTAAGGAATTGTTAGCGAAGGAATATATTCTTCCAGCTTTGAAAGCTAATTGTTTATATGAAGGAAAGTACCCGCTATCATCGGCGCTTTCAAGACCGCTCATTTCAAAATTATTAGTAGAGGTTGCGGAAAAGGAGGGCGCTGCAGCTGTTGCCCACGGTTGTACCGGTAAAGGGAATGATCAGGTTCGATTCGAGGTTTCCATCCAAGCATTAAATCCAAGTTTAAAGGTGGTCGCTCCCGTTCGTGAATGGGGTATGACCCGTGATGAAGAAATTGCCTATGCCGAAGAAAACGGCATTCCAATCCCAGTTGATTTAGACAATCCATTCTCGATTGATGCTAACATCTGGGGGCGTGCTTGTGAAGCTGGCGTTCTTGAAGATCCATGGGCAGAGGCGCCGGAAGCAGCATTCGATTGGACGAATCCAATTGAATTAACACCGGATGCGGCAGAATACGTGGAAATTGAATTTGAACAAGGTGTCCCTGTTTCCTTAAATGGCGAGCAACTTCCATTAGTACAATTAATCGAAACATTGAACGAGCTTGGCGGCAAGCATGGGGTTGGCCGTATCGATCATATTGAGAATAGATTAGTCGGAATCAAGTCTCGTGAAGTGTATGAAAATCCAGCAGCATTAATTTTAATTAATGCACATAAAGAATTAGAATTTTTGACATTACCTCGCGAAGTTTCACAATTTAAGACGCAAGTTGAACAGCAGATGGCGAAGATTATCTATGAAGGTCTTTGGTATTCGCCGTTAAAATCCGCTCTAGATGCTTTTATTGATGAAACGCAAAAAACGGTTTCCGGTACAATCCGTGTCAAGCTTCATAAAGGAAATCATACGGTTGTAGGCCGTAAATCACCGCATAGCTTGTATAACGAGGAATTGGCAACATATGCAAAAGGCGACGCTTTTGATCATAATGCGGCGGTTGGTTTTATTAAGCTTTGGGGATTACCGACAAAAGTATATTCAGAGGTTAATAAGAAAGAATCGGTTCTTAAATAATATGGACATTGCCCTCGAAGGTGGAAATTCGGGGGCAAACTTCTATTGAATGTAAGGTATTTTGCGATTCGTCGATATACACTTAAAATTCGCTGATAAAAAAGAAAAATACCAAAAATAGCCCAGTTTGAAGGGAGAAACACACATGTCTAAGCTATGGGGCGGACGTTTTACGAAAGAAACAAATAAATTGGTTGAAGAATTCACAGCTTCTATCACTTTTGATCAAAAACTAGCAAAAGAGGATATTGCCGGCAGCCTTGCCCATGTTCAAATGTTAGGGGAATGCGGCATTATTCCAATGGATGATACTGAGAAAATTAAGGATGGTCTCCTATCCATAAAAGAGATGGTAGATAATCACGAGGTTGAATTTTCAGTAGCCGATGAAGATATTCATATGAATATTGAAAAATTATTAATTGAAAAAATAGGCCCTGTCGGCGGCAAGCTTCATACGGGACGCAGCCGAAATGATCAAGTGGCGACCGATATGCATCTATATTTACGAACAAAAACAACAGAACTAATAAAATTACTTGAGGATGTCCAGCAGGCATTGATCTCTCAAGCAAAAGTAAATGTAGAAACATTAATTCCTGGGTATACGCATTTACAGCGGGCCCAGCCGGTTTCGTTTGCCCATCATCTCATGGCCTATTTTTGGATGTTTGAACGTGATAAAGAAAGATTAATCGACTCGTTAAAACGAATTAATTGGCTTCCGCTGGGTTCAGGTGCCCTGGCAGGGACAACCTTCCCGATTGACCGTGAACGTGTGGCCGAGCTGCTCGGATTTGAAACTGTTTATCCCAACAGTATGGATGCGGTAAGTGACCGTGATTTTATTCTAGAATTTTTATCGATTGGTTCCATCATCATGACACATATTTCAAGACTTTCTGAGGAATTGGTCATTTGGTCAAGCCAGGAATTTCAGTTTGTGGAGTTGGATGATTCATTCTGCACAGGCTCAAGTATCATGCCACAAAAGAAAAACCCGGATGTACCGGAGCTGCTTAGAGGGAAAACAGGCCGTACTTATGGGAATTTAATCGGCTTATTGACCGTCTTAAAGGGCTTGCCACTCGCCTACAACAAGGATCTGCAAGAAGATAAGGAAGGTATGTTTGACACAGTGGAAACACTAGAAGGCTCCTTAAAGCTTTTGGCACCAATGATCGAAACGATGACGGTCAAGAAAGATGTGATGCGTAAGGCAATCAACAATGATTTTTCCAATGCAACAGATATTGCTGATTATTTGGTTAGAAAAGGCTTGCCGTTCCGTGAAGCCCATGAAGTAATTGGAAAAATAGTGTTGTATGCTATTCAAAACAACAAATTTTTATTGGATTTACGTTTTGAGGAATATCAAGAGTTCAGTGCATTATTTGGGGACGATATTTATCAGGTATTGGCTCCTGAGCATGTTGTGGCCGTGAGAAACAGCTTTGGCGGTACAGCTCCTGAACAGGTGATGAAACAAATTATCCTTGCTGAGGGGAAATTGGAAGAATAATGCTGAGCAAGGTTAATAAGAACCTATTGACATTACCAGAAGATTCAGCTAATATTCTTTTTATAACTTTGGAAATTTAAAGAAAAATTAAATAAAACTCTTATCCAGAGCGGCGGAGGGACTAGGCCCGATGAAGCCCGGCAACCATCAAGGTATTCCTTGAAAAGGTGCTAATTCCTGCAGGTTAATTTTAACCTGAAAGATAAGGGGAGGAATCTAGCCCTCTTCTTATGAAGAGGGCTTTTCCTGTATACAAAAAAATGAAAGGGGCGAATGACCATGGCTGTATTACAAGTGGCAATTCTAGGTTTTGGAACGGTTGGTGAAGGAGTTTATCGGACGATTCAATCTCATGCGGAGGTGTTAACAGCGGTATTAGGGAAAAAAGTGGAAGTGGCGGCTGTTCTGATAAAAAACAAGCAAAAGCCAAGAAATATTAGTGAGGAGGTTCTTGTTACTACAGAATTTGCAGAAATTCTCCGCCTTCCGCAGCTTGATATTGTTGTCGAAGCCATCGTCGACAGAGAACCGCCCTTTTCATTTTTGAAAAAGGCAATTGAACATGGCTGTCATGTTATTACCGCTAATAAGGAAATGTTTGCCCATCATGGAAAAGAGCTGTTGGAGCTAGCGAATGAAAATAATGTATCGGTTGGCTATGAAGCAACAGTCGCCGGTGGGATTCCGGTTATTCAAACACTAAGACAATTATTAAATATCAATCGTGTAAAACAAGTTCAAGGAATCCTGAATGGGACTTCGAATTTCATTCTGTCTGAAATGCGTGAGAAAAAGCAATCATTTGCACAGGCACTGAAATTAGCCCAAGTGAACGGGTTTGCCGAGGCTAATCCCACAAATGATGTCGAAGGGTTTGATGCTTTTTATAAAACCATGATTCTTAGCAGAATCGCCTTTGGAGATGAACCAAATTGGCATGAAGTGGAGCGGGAAGGGATTACAACCATCACAAGTGAAATGATTGAATCGGCAGAAAAAATAGGGTTAAAGTATAAACATATTGCCACTATTAGCAGATCGGGTGATCAAATTAAAGCGACAGTTAAACCGGCACTGATTGGAAGGGATCATCCTTTTTACCATGTGGAAGGGGTACAAAATGCTGTTAGTATTCAATCTGACATTGTTGGTGAAATCACGCTTCAAGGACCAGGTGCTGGGATGTTTCCAACGGCAAGTGCTGTCATCGAGGATTTGGTTTACGTGTGTAAAAACAATGCTGCTGCTCCCCGGTCAACGGCATTAACAATATAAAAATAAATCCCTCAGGAAAGAGCCTCTCATGCTCTTTTTTTGTTTTCTCCAAAACAAATTGCATCCGAAATCACCTAAACTAGGCTTAAGTTTAGTCAAAATCAAATGGTTATCATATTGTGTAAAAGCTCGACCAATGGGACTAGTTATTTGATGAAAACAAAAAATGAAGGGGTGCGTCATGTTAGAAAACAGCTTTACATGGTCAAAAAGCTTTAAAAATGAAAATACGCGAAAAAAGATGAAGCAATATCCCCCAATAAGTACCGATGCGGAAGTATCCCCAGTTAATAAGGACAATCACGATATTGAAGTTAGTATTATTATCCCATCACAAAATAAATATCCGCTTAATCTATTTACCCTCTATTCACTTGAACTCCAAACCTTTCATCCAGCAAGAATGGAGGTAATCTTTATTAATGATGCCTCTACAGATCAAACGGACGATCAACTAAAAGGGTATTCCCCGCAATACCATTTTAAATATATCCATAGTAAAGAAAAGTTGGGGAGGGCAAAGGTCAGGAATTTAGGTATTCGCTCTGCAAGAGGAAGCCTGCTGATTTTTCTTGATGCAGAAATGATGGTGGAACCCGATTTTGTTGCTAATCACTATAAGCATCACCAAACCAAGAATAACCTCATTTTGTCTGGGGTTATGCATTCCAAAGCACTTTATTCATGTGTTTTCCCGGCCTTCTCTGAGAAAAAAATAGATGAAATTACAGATTTAACCAAAAATAATAAGGAAATATATACGAGATTTCGTAACCGTAATGGCAATCTTGATCAACCATTCCCATTATTAAATAAAGACGATTTAACTCGTAACACCTATCGAGATCTTGCCTTTAATGCCTTCCCGTGGTTTCGGCAAATAATAAGAAATTACGGAAATGATTTAGAAGGCTTTGCGTTTCCATGGATGGCCTTTCTAACCGGGAATGTCTCGATCAAGAAGGAATTGATTGTCCAGGCTGGTGGGTTTGATGAAGAGTTTTATCACTATGGTTATGAAGACTGGGAATTAGGATACCGGTTATACAAAATGGGTGCGGAGTACATGGTCAGCGAACAATTAATTACCTACCATCAGGAGCATCCCGTTGGCGAAAGTAAATGGAAGGAAGCAGTTGGAAACTTTGGCCTGTTTACGATCAAACATCATGATGTTGATGTCCTCATCCTAGGACTTGAGCTTACCGGACTTACTGATCTCCTAACGATGAGTAAGATTTTACGAGAATATAAAGCACTTGGACAATCGAGCCCTGAACAGTTTAAAAAATTTCAAGAAAAATTTGTCCATATACTTGAAACCATCATCCTGATGCTCCAAGTCGATATCCGTCATTTCAATATCTTAGGTGCTTCAGGCTTTACTTCAGAGCAGCGGAAAGAACTCCTTACTGATACAAAAAGTCTAAGCGGCTATCCCAATTTAGCAAACTTTTTAAAGCAGGTTATAAATTCCTAATAGTTGAAGGAGTGAAAAATGTGGTTTCTATTATAACGTGTACGATAAGAGAAGAGAGCATCGATAATGTCTTCAGAAATTACCAACAACAAACCTGGCCAGATAAAGAATTGATCATTATCCTGAATAGGGATTCGATGGATATTGACCAATGGATCAAAAAGGCCCAAAATTATTCTAATGTCCGGGTATTTCAATTGCATGAAAAAGCAACACTGGGGGATTGCTTAAATTTTGGGGTAATGAACGCAGGATATGATATTATTGCGAAATTTGATGACGATGATTATTACGGTCCCGAATATATTGCAAGTTCAATCGAATCTTTTACTAATAAACAGGTTTCAATCGTTGGAAAAAGCTCTTACTATATTTATTTTAAAAATAAAAAAGCCTTGATTCATGTGAATGGTACAGAGAATTCTATGACAGATACGGTTGCAGGAGCAACGTTACTGTTTAGGAAAGACATTTTTCATTATGTTCGCTTTGAAAAGGTAAATCGTGCCGAGGATTACTGGTTTATTGATCAATCGAAAAAAGCAGGCTTTCACGTTTATTCTACAGACCCACGACATTTTGCCGTTATTCGTAATGACTCAGACAAACATACGTGGAAGATTTCCGATGAAGATTTAATGGAGTGGGGTGATTTAGTCGGCTATACAGAAAATTTCGAGTCCATTGTATCAAATAGGAAGTAATTCTAATCAAGTGGAAGCAGGCCAAACCTGCTTCCACTTTTCTTTAGAGAGGATTACTTGCCTTTTCGGGCGCGCTGGTTAGCCGCATTCGCGCGGGCTTGTGCTTCCAAGTCCGCGTTATCTGCTAATTCTTGTGAATACTCTACATCCATTCCATCAGATTTCATGCTTTTCGGCACTTGTGGAAGTGATGCTTTATTTTTATCGCGACTTCTTTGTCCTCGTGACCGACCCATTAGAAAAACCCCTTTCATGTGTAAACATAATAAGGAGCCGGAATCGCTCCTCATTACTAGCTTTTACAGGTAGGAAGAGGTTCATTAGTGGAAAAATCTTTAAGCGAATTAAAGCTTTGTTTTTCTGTCATGATAACCGCCAGCACGGTCAGCCATTTTAAATTCCCTTTGATAGGATACTTCCTGCATGCTCGAAAGCGTATACTTGCCTCTATCCCTATCCTTTTTCTTCTTTTCTGCCATTTTGCTCATTCCTTTCAACAATTAATAGTCAATCGTCATCAAGCGAAGTAGAAAAAAACTCATTTCCATTTTTACCTATTCGAAAAGGAATGATACTAATTTGTGGAAAATATATTTATTTACATCGAACTAGCAATGTAAATTATGATAAAGTAATGCTGAGGTGAAGGAATTGGCCATTATAACAAAGATCACCACGCAGCAGAAAAATAAAGATCGTTTTAATGTGTTCATGGATTATGGCAAAGGCGAAGAATTTGCATTTAGTGTTGATAGTGATGTATTCATCAAACATCAATTAAAAAAGGGAATGGAGCTTGATGATTTTTCACTCTTAGAAATTCAATACCAAGATGACATTCGCAAGGCCTACAACCTAGCCGTAAATTATTTGGCAAGAAGAATGAGAGCGGAAAAAGAGATTAAGGATTACCTTCTAAAAAAGGAAATAGACGAACCAATCATAAAAGAAGTCATACATAGGTTGACCGCTCAAAAATACATCAATGATGAGGAATTTGCGTTAGCCTTCGTAAGGACACTAGCGAATACAACTGATAAAGGCCCTAATGTCATCAAAATGGAATTAAGGGAAAAGGGAATGGAAGAGAAGATTCTCCAACGCGCCCTAGAAGAATTTCCCTTAGAGCAGCAGATTGAAAAAGCAACGAAGCTAAGCAAAAAGCTACTTCAAAAGTATGCAAAGGAATCACCTAAAATTCAAAAACAAAAGCTTGAGAATGTCTTGATTAGAAAAGGGTATTCTTTTGAGGTAATAGCTATGGTTATCAGTGAAATAGAAATGCCTAAAGAGGCTGATGAAGAGATGAATGCCATCAGACATCAAGGTGAAAAGGCGCATCGGAAATTTTCCCAATTAGTTGGGTATGAGTATCAGCAAAAGATGAAACAGGTTTTATATAGAAAAGGTTTTTCACTCGATCTAATTGAAAGGTTTCTTGCTGAATTAGAAAACTCATGACAATAAACGTCATGAGTTTTTCCTCTCGATTACAATTGAATCTTGATCCAACTGGCCCATAATGATTTCGGCAATTTCCTTGGCAGATCTTAGGGAGGATTTGTCTTTTATATGGTCGCTTTCGTCCCAGAAAGGGGTATTCATACCGCCCATATAAACAGCGTTAAACTTAATTCCGCTGCCTTCATATTCTTTTTGCAGGCTTTCTGTAAAGCCCCTAATCGCAAACTTGCTAGCAACATACACAGCCTCATTCACTTTGCCCCTTAAACCGGCAGTGGAGACAATATTGATAATTTGCCCGGCATTATTGTGTTGCAGGACAGGAAGGACTGCCTTTGTCATCAAAATAGTCCCAAAGATATTTGTATCAATCATTTGGCTGATTTGCTGTTCAGTTATTTCCGTAAATGCGCCAAAATGCCCAATCCCAGCGTTATTGACCAAACCGAAAATCGTGTATCTACTGCTTAATTCTTTCACTTTGCTTCCAATATCCTCATTGTTCCGGATATCTAATTGGAGAATATCTGCCTTTCCACCCATCGTTTCAATTTCCTTTTTTACCTTTGATAATTTCTCCAAAGTTCTTCCAGTTAATAAAAGGTGATAGCCCTTTTGTGAAAAAAGAATGGCTAATTCCTTTCCTAACCCTGAACCAGCTCCAGTTATAATAATTGTCTTCATTAATAGGCTCCTTTCAAAGTTATACCTTTATTAATTGTACAAATATTACTATACTAAAATAAAAGGATAAATGGGAGTGAAAGTGATGCAACAGGAGAAACGCTACAGTGCAATGTCAGAACATGAATTAAGGCAAGAAATTGCAAGCATACAAGAAAAGGCTAGAAAAGCAGAGCAATTGGGAATGGTCAATGAGTTTGCTGTTCTTGAAAGAAAAGTGCAAATGGCCAGGGCGTATTTAATGAATCCTGATTCTTTTAAACCCGGTGAGATTTATGAAATTGAAGGGGATCCTGGCCAATATTTTAAAATTGATTATATGAATGGCGTTTTTGCATGGGGCTACAGGCTTAAAGGTGATGGAAAAGAAGAAGCACTACCGATTTCTTTACTAAAGTGGTTAAAATAAATGAAAAGCCAGAGAACTCAATCTCTGGCTTTTCATTTTTAATATTGCGGTGATTCGTCATCTCTCTCCCCAGAAGCGCGCATTCGCTTCTGTGGATGGGTATTAATCGTACCATTTGCTCTCTTTGAAGCATATTCTGCTTTTGCTCGTGGCTCTCCCTCAAGCTTATTATTATTTTGATTAGGGAATCCTGTTTCTTTATTTCTCATGCTGGTACCTCCATTTAGGGAATGAGAAACACGTGAAAAGCAAAGCATCCGCGGGTGCTTACCACGTACTGTTAGTATTCACGCTTTGAAGGAAGCTTATTTTAAAAGAAAATGGAAAAAACGATGACCATAGTCAAAGCTTTTTAGCTTGGTATTATACTCAACTTCTTCCGTAATTTCTTTTCACTAAATACCCAGCCCGTATATGAACTGATTCGATTTAAGTCCCTGTCTAATTGAACAACCGCCACAAAGGGGTAGTGGCCATTACTCCGGTAGCGTAAATCAATAAAACGAACTTCGTAAAAATCATTGTACTCATCAACTTCCCAGCGATATACAGGGGAAAATGATAAAAACGCTGAAAGATTCTTATCCTTTTTGGCTGCTTCGATAACAGGTGTATGAGGGACAGGTATACGGTTAAAGCGGTCAAGAATGTCCACTTGATCCTTAACAGCTTTCCCGACAAAAAATTGCTGGTTATTCATGGCCGCAATTCGCCATTGATGATATCTCATGGTTGGTGCAATAATGATTTCTGTGGCGTCAGGGATAATGGCTCTTACCCCAACCAAAACTCGTTTCTTTGCTTGATACCGCCTGATATAGTAGGTAAAGATGACGGCATACATTAATAAAAAGGTAATGCCCGGATTTGCCCCTAAAATCCAAATAAATATCCCTATAACATGAATGCCGAAAATAATCGGATCAAAGGTGTTTATGACGCCGAGCGCTACCCATTTTGTAGAAAAAGGTCTCAGCGCTTGCGTGCCATAGGCATTAAAAATATCAACAAATACATGGATGAACACAGCTGCGAACGTCCATGCCCATAAATGCAATAAATTGGCTGATGTAAAGAAAGGGTAAATGACAGCTACAATGAGGAGCGGCCATAATAACACTGCAGGTATGGAATGTGTCACTCCACGATGATTCCGAATGTAAATGGCATTATTTCTTAGTTTTAACACTGTATCGATATCTGGTATTTGTGAACCTGCAATCGTGGCAATTAACACACTGGTTGCAGTAGCGTGGCTGGCGGCGACGGATGGATCCAAGGTTGCAAGCCCACCCAGGGCAATCCCCATTACAACATGTGTTCCAGTATCCAAAAGGAAAATCCTCCTTTAATAAATTTCTTGTCAAAAGAAATAAATTAGCTTATCGTAAAACGAAAATGTCTTATTATTATACCCTTTTTAACAATTTGGAGGCACTAATTATATGTTAATTGGACACGAAATTTTCAAAAATATCAATATAAATGCTTTTCAAAATGATTTAATAGCCTGGTTTAAAAATGAACAGCGTGACTTGCCTTGGCGCATAGACCAAGATCCATATAAGGTATGGGTTTCAGAAATTATGTTGCAGCAAACAAGAGTCGACACCGTCATCCCGTATTTTAATCGTTTTATTGAATGGTTTCCTACAATTGATGATTTGGCTGAAGCGGACGAAGATAAAGTGCTTAAAGCTTGGGAAGGGCTCGGATATTATTCAAGAGTGCGAAACCTGCAATCTGCGGTTAAGGAAGTAAAAGAAAAATATAACGGAGAGGTGCCAAATACACCAAAGGAAATCGCAGAACTTAAAGGGGTAGGGCCCTATACAGCAGGTGCGATTCTAAGTATTGCCTACGGAATCCCAGAGCCTGCAGTTGATGGAAATGTGATGAGGGTCTTATCACGAATTCTCTCCATTTGGGATGACATTGCTAAACCCTCATCCCGAAAGATCTTTGAACAAGTCGTGCGGGGATTAATTTCCCATGAGGACCCATCCGCATTTAATCAGGCGTTAATGGAATTAGGGGCGTTGGTTTGTACTCCGACATCTCCTTCCTGTTTATTATGTCCGGTCCGCGAACATTGCCAGGCCTTCTTTGCAGGGGTCCAAAATGAGCTGCCGGTAAAAACGAAAAAAACGAAGACGCGTGATGTCCAACTGGCCTCAGCAATCATTACGGATACATCCGGTAAATTTTTAATTCATAAGCGCCCTAAAAATGGGCTGCTTGCGAATTTATGGGAATTCCCAACAATCGAGCTCCATCATCCCATGCTAAACGATCGGGAGCATATAGTTACCCGTTTTAACGAAACCCTTGATTTGGATATCAAGCTTGAGCAAATCATTGGTCAAATTGACCATGTATTTTCCCATTTAGTTTGGAATTTGAAAGTATACACTGGGACCATTACTTCTGAATTTACGGAAACCGACGAATGGAAGCTGGCTTCCTTTGAAGAAATGAAAGAATATGCCTTCCCGGTTCCATATCAAAAAATGT belongs to Neobacillus sp. OS1-2 and includes:
- the argF gene encoding ornithine carbamoyltransferase: MLEAYKLKKQELKGKDFLQLSDFTTDEILYLLEAAQELKALQKQGTPQPHLNGKVLGMIFEKSSTRTRVSFEVGMLQLGGHAIFLSSKDIQLGRGESISDTAKVLSRYVDGIMIRTFSHESVEELAEHATVPVINGLTDLQHPTQVLADLLTILEHKGKLAGIKLCYIGDGNNNMAHSLMEGAAKVGMNISIASPAGYLPNGKITEQAIQVGKLTGSTVTVMNDPLEAVKDADVVVTDVWTSMGQEEETALRLEAFRGFQVNEELCKYAKKDFIFLHCLPAHRGEEVTAEIIDGPHSVVFDEAENRLHAQKSILKLLLA
- a CDS encoding argininosuccinate synthase — protein: MTKEKIVLAYSGGLDTSVSVKWIQEKYGYDVIALGLDVGEGKDLEAIKTKALNVGAVKAYIVDAKELLAKEYILPALKANCLYEGKYPLSSALSRPLISKLLVEVAEKEGAAAVAHGCTGKGNDQVRFEVSIQALNPSLKVVAPVREWGMTRDEEIAYAEENGIPIPVDLDNPFSIDANIWGRACEAGVLEDPWAEAPEAAFDWTNPIELTPDAAEYVEIEFEQGVPVSLNGEQLPLVQLIETLNELGGKHGVGRIDHIENRLVGIKSREVYENPAALILINAHKELEFLTLPREVSQFKTQVEQQMAKIIYEGLWYSPLKSALDAFIDETQKTVSGTIRVKLHKGNHTVVGRKSPHSLYNEELATYAKGDAFDHNAAVGFIKLWGLPTKVYSEVNKKESVLK
- the argH gene encoding argininosuccinate lyase, yielding MSKLWGGRFTKETNKLVEEFTASITFDQKLAKEDIAGSLAHVQMLGECGIIPMDDTEKIKDGLLSIKEMVDNHEVEFSVADEDIHMNIEKLLIEKIGPVGGKLHTGRSRNDQVATDMHLYLRTKTTELIKLLEDVQQALISQAKVNVETLIPGYTHLQRAQPVSFAHHLMAYFWMFERDKERLIDSLKRINWLPLGSGALAGTTFPIDRERVAELLGFETVYPNSMDAVSDRDFILEFLSIGSIIMTHISRLSEELVIWSSQEFQFVELDDSFCTGSSIMPQKKNPDVPELLRGKTGRTYGNLIGLLTVLKGLPLAYNKDLQEDKEGMFDTVETLEGSLKLLAPMIETMTVKKDVMRKAINNDFSNATDIADYLVRKGLPFREAHEVIGKIVLYAIQNNKFLLDLRFEEYQEFSALFGDDIYQVLAPEHVVAVRNSFGGTAPEQVMKQIILAEGKLEE
- a CDS encoding homoserine dehydrogenase gives rise to the protein MAVLQVAILGFGTVGEGVYRTIQSHAEVLTAVLGKKVEVAAVLIKNKQKPRNISEEVLVTTEFAEILRLPQLDIVVEAIVDREPPFSFLKKAIEHGCHVITANKEMFAHHGKELLELANENNVSVGYEATVAGGIPVIQTLRQLLNINRVKQVQGILNGTSNFILSEMREKKQSFAQALKLAQVNGFAEANPTNDVEGFDAFYKTMILSRIAFGDEPNWHEVEREGITTITSEMIESAEKIGLKYKHIATISRSGDQIKATVKPALIGRDHPFYHVEGVQNAVSIQSDIVGEITLQGPGAGMFPTASAVIEDLVYVCKNNAAAPRSTALTI
- a CDS encoding glycosyltransferase, coding for MLENSFTWSKSFKNENTRKKMKQYPPISTDAEVSPVNKDNHDIEVSIIIPSQNKYPLNLFTLYSLELQTFHPARMEVIFINDASTDQTDDQLKGYSPQYHFKYIHSKEKLGRAKVRNLGIRSARGSLLIFLDAEMMVEPDFVANHYKHHQTKNNLILSGVMHSKALYSCVFPAFSEKKIDEITDLTKNNKEIYTRFRNRNGNLDQPFPLLNKDDLTRNTYRDLAFNAFPWFRQIIRNYGNDLEGFAFPWMAFLTGNVSIKKELIVQAGGFDEEFYHYGYEDWELGYRLYKMGAEYMVSEQLITYHQEHPVGESKWKEAVGNFGLFTIKHHDVDVLILGLELTGLTDLLTMSKILREYKALGQSSPEQFKKFQEKFVHILETIILMLQVDIRHFNILGASGFTSEQRKELLTDTKSLSGYPNLANFLKQVINS
- a CDS encoding glycosyltransferase family A protein, with the translated sequence MVSIITCTIREESIDNVFRNYQQQTWPDKELIIILNRDSMDIDQWIKKAQNYSNVRVFQLHEKATLGDCLNFGVMNAGYDIIAKFDDDDYYGPEYIASSIESFTNKQVSIVGKSSYYIYFKNKKALIHVNGTENSMTDTVAGATLLFRKDIFHYVRFEKVNRAEDYWFIDQSKKAGFHVYSTDPRHFAVIRNDSDKHTWKISDEDLMEWGDLVGYTENFESIVSNRK
- a CDS encoding YfhD family protein gives rise to the protein MGRSRGQRSRDKNKASLPQVPKSMKSDGMDVEYSQELADNADLEAQARANAANQRARKGK
- a CDS encoding YfhE family protein; the protein is MAEKKKKDRDRGKYTLSSMQEVSYQREFKMADRAGGYHDRKTKL
- the recX gene encoding recombination regulator RecX; protein product: MAIITKITTQQKNKDRFNVFMDYGKGEEFAFSVDSDVFIKHQLKKGMELDDFSLLEIQYQDDIRKAYNLAVNYLARRMRAEKEIKDYLLKKEIDEPIIKEVIHRLTAQKYINDEEFALAFVRTLANTTDKGPNVIKMELREKGMEEKILQRALEEFPLEQQIEKATKLSKKLLQKYAKESPKIQKQKLENVLIRKGYSFEVIAMVISEIEMPKEADEEMNAIRHQGEKAHRKFSQLVGYEYQQKMKQVLYRKGFSLDLIERFLAELENS
- a CDS encoding SDR family oxidoreductase; translation: MKTIIITGAGSGLGKELAILFSQKGYHLLLTGRTLEKLSKVKKEIETMGGKADILQLDIRNNEDIGSKVKELSSRYTIFGLVNNAGIGHFGAFTEITEQQISQMIDTNIFGTILMTKAVLPVLQHNNAGQIINIVSTAGLRGKVNEAVYVASKFAIRGFTESLQKEYEGSGIKFNAVYMGGMNTPFWDESDHIKDKSSLRSAKEIAEIIMGQLDQDSIVIERKNS
- a CDS encoding YfhH family protein produces the protein MQQEKRYSAMSEHELRQEIASIQEKARKAEQLGMVNEFAVLERKVQMARAYLMNPDSFKPGEIYEIEGDPGQYFKIDYMNGVFAWGYRLKGDGKEEALPISLLKWLK
- a CDS encoding small, acid-soluble spore protein K; its protein translation is MRNKETGFPNQNNNKLEGEPRAKAEYASKRANGTINTHPQKRMRASGERDDESPQY